The following are encoded together in the Malaya genurostris strain Urasoe2022 chromosome 3, Malgen_1.1, whole genome shotgun sequence genome:
- the LOC131438331 gene encoding kinase D-interacting substrate of 220 kDa isoform X8 — protein sequence MFRTKLRSSTYEHHQALNRCDSMGSLSHRALLQYLEADDLVGLKTFLGTRQLQVDDRDENGTTVLMIASGRGATSFAKELIARGAEVQAQDLDSWSALQFAAKAGHVDIVELLLDNGAEIEHRDMGGWTALMWGSYKGHTAVVSLLLQRGADVQVHGNYHLNPLLWASGRGHTEIVKLLINSGGAKPNVGDKYGTTPLVWACRKGNAEIVDVLLKAGANVDTAGMYSWTPLLVAVSGGYQECVSLLLERKPNVNALDKDGMTALSIACREGLTEVASALISAGAYVNVQDRAGDTPLINAVKGGYRSVVEILLKRHVDVDIQGKDRKTALYTAVEKGHTTLVKLILHSNPDLELSTKDGDTPLLRAVRNRYLEMVQMLLERKAKVGACDKRGDTALHVAMRARSKAIVEALLSNPKYSQLLYRSNKAGETPYGIDAMHQKTILGQVFGARRLNANEDSEGMLGYGLYSSALADVLSEPTLTMPITVGLYAKWGSGKSFLLAKLREEMRSFAQQWSEPPIRAPFLFFLICLHVTIVIGTIVGLATWCYTWGIVTGVSLLFLVYFINYLLKFLDRRYDLEWIYSLNYGLSRKLGRLRLILQVAFCHPPGPQNDSQPMPVRFHFAEASGAAPNGDVAIALMLASLFDAIEAHYGSLATGIYRAFRPKPLKSTGGWRWRRMCCVPVVLLFELGVLGMITTASLSIVYSEYAADGRDEIAVAIYILIGFLLAGTIANLHAWSKLVGALFMSQGKHLKRAFNCNEAASLTALGAEVSLMTDMVRCLDAFTNQQSRLVGVVDALDSCDTERTLTILNAVQTLLSGPQRPFVLLLAVDPHVVAKAAEANSKRLFTEGGIGGHDFLRNLVHLPVYLQNSGLRKVQRAQSTALATYRRIIPDSSRDDDTHLGHSASARRLSNASEIMSSQEKLRGMSGPSRTGSKKMRVSESIASSIGSNLHKLGQNHPVDLSKIILTDDYFSDVNPRSMRRLMNVIYITVRLLKAFQIDFSWYRLSSWINLTEQWPLRASMIVLEHDQASDSFDDSTSLQSVYDKVRPKIACLREAANLLDLDRDERKLDAFLQLHKSDLLVSDLRIFLPFTINLDPYLRKVLKEDQQALEDEGILMPAKNSIPSMKLHNGFASTRHLHQNIMHPAAQHANALPNWGGFYNTPPTMAMMNYYNHNLASLLQPPDTGSLKKPNSTSILIEHANDNHSNGLSSLTGSFKNTTKNPSTVGSPPIDFDVSNLQLAKLSVEDLIDLIGKINDLRPALEKLSPILRENAISGRVLSLCSLDELKSVLGLSFGHWEIFKMVITSLRENKASRKTSKTTTFANGSADTMEMADNIANSSQPSTSSSVFQPIRQKPQNVMEKQLTKIHDYEYLQVTLEEQMICGALQTLNEDAFEDVVGSERPSPSGEMFSQYLAPIRESSEIGSPPRLSYNFTNPNLLDHASNATGEDSFQHRSQLRSHSLHDESLSSVVIMPHYPSHVDDTKL from the exons GCATTGAATCGATGCGATTCAATGGGATCCCTGAGCCATCGTGCATTATTGCAGTACTTAGAAGCGGATGATCTTGTTGGACTTAAAACGTTCCTTGGCACTCGACAGTTGCAAGTTGATGACCGCGATGAA AATGGAACTACCGTGTTGATGATAGCCAGTGGCCGGGGTGCTACAAGTTTCGCGAAGGAGCTAATCGCACGTGGTGCTGAAGTGCAGGCACAGGACTTGGATAGTTGGTCAGCATTGCAGTTCGCAGCAAAGGCAGGACACGTGGATATAGTGGAGCTTTTGTTAGATAATGGGGCAGAAATTGAACATCGCGACATGGGTGGCTGGACCGCTCTTATGTGGGGATCCTACAAGGGACACACAGCCGTGGTATCATTGTTATTGCAGAGAGGAGCTGATGTTCAAGTTCATGGCAACTATCATTTGAATCCTTTACTCTGGGCTTCCGGACGTGGTCACACCGAGATCGTTAAACTGTTGATAAATAGTGGAGGAGCAAAACCGAATGTAGGCGACAAGTATGGAACGACTCCTCTGGTTTGGGCTTGTCGAAAAGGAAATGCGGAAATTGTAGATGTTTTGTTGAAGGCAGGAGCCAATGTTGATACAGCAGGCATGTACTCGTGGACACCACTCTTGGTTGCCGTAAGTGGGGGTTACCAGGAGTGTGTTTCGCTTCTGTTGGAACGCAAGCCAAATGTGAACGCCTTGGACAAGGATGGTATGACTGCACTGTCCATAGCCTGTCGCGAGGGACTCACGGAAGTTGCATCCGCTTTGATATCTGCTGGAGCTTATGTGAATGTACAGGATCGCGCAGGCGATACGCCGCTCATTAATGCTGTTAAAGGAGGTTACCGCAGTGTAGTAGAAATTCTGTTAAAACGTCACGTTGACGTAGATATACAGGGAAAAGATAGAAAAACTGCCTTATACACCGCTGTCGAGAAGGGCCACACAACACTCGTAAAACTTATCTTACACTCCAACCCGGACTTGGAGCTATCAACTAAAGATGGAGACACACCGCTTCTACGAGCGGTACGGAACAGATATTTAGAAATGGTACAAATGTTACTGGAAAGAAAGGCTAAAGTCGGTGCTTGCGATAAACGAGGCGATACTGCGTTACACGTAGCAATGAGAGCGCGTTCTAAAGCTATTGTCGAAGCTCTGTTGAGCAATCCTAAGTACAGTCAATTACTGTATCGTTCGAATAAAGCAGGTGAGACGCCGTACGGTATTGATGCAATGCATCAGAAAACGATTCTTGGGCAGGTGTTTGGCGCAAGACGATTGAACGCAAATGAAGATTCAGAGGGAATGCTAGGATACGGGTTATATTCGTCGGCTCTAGCGGATGTACTTAGTGAACCTACCCTCACAATGCCGATTACTGTAGGTTTATACGCGAAATGGGGCAGTGGTAAAAGTTTTTTGTTGGCAAAATTGCGAGAGGAAATGAGAAGCTTTGCTCAACAATGGTCCGAACCACCCATAAGAGCACCATTTTTATTCTTTCTGATTTGTCTGCATGTGACAATTGTTATTGGTACCATTGTCGGTCTGGCTACCTGGTGCTACACTTGGGGTATTGTGACTGGAGTTTCACTATTATTTCTAGTGTATTTTATCAACTATCTCCTGAAGTTCCTGGATAGACGGTATGATCTAGAATGGATATATTCGTTGAATTATGGACTTTCGCGGAAGCTTGGAAGACTACGTTTGATTCTACAAGTTGCATTCTGTCACCCGCCTGGTCCACAGAATGACTCCCAACCAATGCCGGTGCGATTTCATTTTGCTGAAGCCAGTGGCGCTGCACCGAATGGAGATGTAGCAATAGCACTGATGTTAGCTTCCCTGTTCGATGCTATCGAGGCTCATTATGGATCTTTGGCGACGGGAATTTATCGTGCTTTTCGACCAAAACCGT TAAAATCGACTGGTGGCTGGAGGTGGCGCCGCATGTGCTGTGTTCCTGTAGTGTTATTATTCGAACTGGGCGTTTTGGGTATGATTACTACAGCATCGCTTTCAATAGTCTATTCGGAATACGCAGCAGACGGACG AGACGAAATAGCAGTAGCTATTTATATTCTGATCGGTTTTCTCCTGGCTGGAACGATCGCTAATTTGCATGCATGGTCTAAGCTGGTTGGAGCACTATTCATGTCACAAGGGAAACATCTAAAACGAGCATTCAATTGCAATGAGGCTGCTTCACTAACGGCATTAGGAGCGGAAGTCAGTCTCATGACTGACATGGTCCGATGCTTAGATGCGTTCACTAATCAACAGAGTCGACTGGTCGGAGTCGTTGACGCCCTAGATTCTTGCGATACTGAACGTACTCTAACTATTTTGAATGCAGTTCAAACTCTTCTATCAGGACCGCAACGCCCATTTGTTTTGTTATTGGCCGTTGATCCGCATGTGGTTGCAAAAGCTGCAGAAGCTAATAGTAAACGCTTGTTTACTGAAGGTGGAATTGGAGGGCATGATTTCCTGCGAAACTTGGTACATCTCCCAGTATATTTGCAAAATTCGGGGCTACGAAAAGTACAACGAGCTCAAAGTACTGCACTGGCAACCTATCGCAGGATAATACCGGATTCCAGCAGAGATGACGATACACACTTAGGACATTCTGCTTCAGCACGGAGACTGTCGAATGCATCGGAAATCATGTCCAGTCAAGAAAAACTTAGAGGAATGTCGGGTCCATCGAGAACAGGAAGTAAAAAGATGAGAGTTTCGGAATCAATTGCTAGTTCCATTGGATCAAACTTACACAAACTGGGCCAAAATCATCCTGTCGACTTGTCAAAGATCATTCTTACTGACGACTACTTCAGTGACGTGAATCCACGTAGCATGAGGCGATTgatgaatgttatttacattacGG TGCGATTGTTAAAAGCGTTTCAAATCGATTTTAGTTGGTATCGTTTAAGTTCCTGGATAAACCTGACAGAGCAATGGCCTCTACGTGCAAGTATGATCGTTTTAGAACATGATCAAGCATCTGATAGTTTCGATGATTCAACGTCACTGCAATCAGTTTATGATAA GGTCCGGCCAAAAATCGCCTGTCTCCGAGAGGCTGCTAACTTACTCGATCTTGACCGCGACGAACGTAAATTAGATGCTTTCTTACAGCTTCATAAATCGGATCTCCTAGTATCGGATTTGCGTATATTCTTGCCATTTACAATCAACCTTGATCCGTACCTAAGAAAAGTTCTGAAAGAAGACCAGCAAGCACTGGAAGATGAAGGCATACTAATGCCTGCTAAAAACTCAATCCCATCAATGAAACTACACAATGGGTTCGCTTCCACGAGACATTTACATCAGAATATCATGCACCCCGCCGCCCAACATGCTAACGCCCTTCCCAATTGGGGAGGATTTTACAATACACCGCCGACTATGGCTATGATGAACTATTACAATCATAACCTAGCCAGCCTTCTGCAGCCTCCAGATACCGGTAGTCTTAAAAAACCAAATTCCACTAGCATACTAATCGAACATGCAAATGATAATCATTCCAATGGCCTATCATCCTTAACTGGAAGCTTCAAAAATACAACTAAGAATCCCTCTACGGTTGGTTCACCACCAATCGATTTTGACGTGTCTAATCTTCAACTTGCCAAACTATCCGTAGAGGATCTAATAGACTTAATCGGTAAAATTAATGATCTTAGGCCGGCTCTGGAAAAGCTGTCTCCTATATTGCGCGAAAACGCTATTTCGGGGCGAGTGTTGTCTTTATGCAGTTTAGACGAACTCAAATCAGTGCTTGGTCTGAGCTTTGGACATtgggaaatttttaaaatggttATTACTTCTCTAAGAGAAAATAAAGCCTCGAGGAAAACGTCGAAGACGACAACCTTTGCAAATGGTTCGGCTGATACCATGGAAATGGCGGACAACATTGCCAATTCAAGCCAGCCGTCTACATCCTCTTCTGTATTCCAGCCTATCAGACAAAAGCCTCAGAACGTTATGGAAAAACAG CTTACCAAGATTCACGATTATGAATATTTACAG GTCACACTTGAAGAACAAATGATTTGCGGTGCTCTACAAACCCTCAACGAGGATGCATTCGAAGACGTCGTCGGGAGCGAACGACCTAGTCCCAGTGGTGAGATGTTTTCTCAGTATCTAGCACCAATCCGAGAGAGCTCAGAGATTGGTTCACCGCCGAGGCTAAGCTATAACTTCACTAACCCCAATTTACTTGATCACGCATCCAACGCTACTGGCGAAGATTCATTCCAACATCGCTCCCAACTTAGGTCACATAGCCTGCACGACGAGTCTCTTTCCAGTGTTGTAATTATGCCACACTACCCATCCCACGTCGATGATACCAAACTGTAG
- the LOC131438331 gene encoding kinase D-interacting substrate of 220 kDa isoform X6 translates to MNSRPFMKSHTLSELSPLAQASSSSDIQRNHSYGSIKSYVGILRNSLLKSSPSAQALNRCDSMGSLSHRALLQYLEADDLVGLKTFLGTRQLQVDDRDENGTTVLMIASGRGATSFAKELIARGAEVQAQDLDSWSALQFAAKAGHVDIVELLLDNGAEIEHRDMGGWTALMWGSYKGHTAVVSLLLQRGADVQVHGNYHLNPLLWASGRGHTEIVKLLINSGGAKPNVGDKYGTTPLVWACRKGNAEIVDVLLKAGANVDTAGMYSWTPLLVAVSGGYQECVSLLLERKPNVNALDKDGMTALSIACREGLTEVASALISAGAYVNVQDRAGDTPLINAVKGGYRSVVEILLKRHVDVDIQGKDRKTALYTAVEKGHTTLVKLILHSNPDLELSTKDGDTPLLRAVRNRYLEMVQMLLERKAKVGACDKRGDTALHVAMRARSKAIVEALLSNPKYSQLLYRSNKAGETPYGIDAMHQKTILGQVFGARRLNANEDSEGMLGYGLYSSALADVLSEPTLTMPITVGLYAKWGSGKSFLLAKLREEMRSFAQQWSEPPIRAPFLFFLICLHVTIVIGTIVGLATWCYTWGIVTGVSLLFLVYFINYLLKFLDRRYDLEWIYSLNYGLSRKLGRLRLILQVAFCHPPGPQNDSQPMPVRFHFAEASGAAPNGDVAIALMLASLFDAIEAHYGSLATGIYRAFRPKPLKSTGGWRWRRMCCVPVVLLFELGVLGMITTASLSIVYSEYAADGRDEIAVAIYILIGFLLAGTIANLHAWSKLVGALFMSQGKHLKRAFNCNEAASLTALGAEVSLMTDMVRCLDAFTNQQSRLVGVVDALDSCDTERTLTILNAVQTLLSGPQRPFVLLLAVDPHVVAKAAEANSKRLFTEGGIGGHDFLRNLVHLPVYLQNSGLRKVQRAQSTALATYRRIIPDSSRDDDTHLGHSASARRLSNASEIMSSQEKLRGMSGPSRTGSKKMRVSESIASSIGSNLHKLGQNHPVDLSKIILTDDYFSDVNPRSMRRLMNVIYITVRLLKAFQIDFSWYRLSSWINLTEQWPLRASMIVLEHDQASDSFDDSTSLQSVYDKVRPKIACLREAANLLDLDRDERKLDAFLQLHKSDLLVSDLRIFLPFTINLDPYLRKVLKEDQQALEDEGILMPAKNSIPSMKLHNGFASTRHLHQNIMHPAAQHANALPNWGGFYNTPPTMAMMNYYNHNLASLLQPPDTGSLKKPNSTSILIEHANDNHSNGLSSLTGSFKNTTKNPSTVGSPPIDFDVSNLQLAKLSVEDLIDLIGKINDLRPALEKLSPILRENAISGRVLSLCSLDELKSVLGLSFGHWEIFKMVITSLRENKASRKTSKTTTFANGSADTMEMADNIANSSQPSTSSSVFQPIRQKPQNVMEKQLTKIHDYEYLQVTLEEQMICGALQTLNEDAFEDVVGSERPSPSGEMFSQYLAPIRESSEIGSPPRLSYNFTNPNLLDHASNATGEDSFQHRSQLRSHSLHDESLSSVVIMPHYPSHVDDTKL, encoded by the exons GCATTGAATCGATGCGATTCAATGGGATCCCTGAGCCATCGTGCATTATTGCAGTACTTAGAAGCGGATGATCTTGTTGGACTTAAAACGTTCCTTGGCACTCGACAGTTGCAAGTTGATGACCGCGATGAA AATGGAACTACCGTGTTGATGATAGCCAGTGGCCGGGGTGCTACAAGTTTCGCGAAGGAGCTAATCGCACGTGGTGCTGAAGTGCAGGCACAGGACTTGGATAGTTGGTCAGCATTGCAGTTCGCAGCAAAGGCAGGACACGTGGATATAGTGGAGCTTTTGTTAGATAATGGGGCAGAAATTGAACATCGCGACATGGGTGGCTGGACCGCTCTTATGTGGGGATCCTACAAGGGACACACAGCCGTGGTATCATTGTTATTGCAGAGAGGAGCTGATGTTCAAGTTCATGGCAACTATCATTTGAATCCTTTACTCTGGGCTTCCGGACGTGGTCACACCGAGATCGTTAAACTGTTGATAAATAGTGGAGGAGCAAAACCGAATGTAGGCGACAAGTATGGAACGACTCCTCTGGTTTGGGCTTGTCGAAAAGGAAATGCGGAAATTGTAGATGTTTTGTTGAAGGCAGGAGCCAATGTTGATACAGCAGGCATGTACTCGTGGACACCACTCTTGGTTGCCGTAAGTGGGGGTTACCAGGAGTGTGTTTCGCTTCTGTTGGAACGCAAGCCAAATGTGAACGCCTTGGACAAGGATGGTATGACTGCACTGTCCATAGCCTGTCGCGAGGGACTCACGGAAGTTGCATCCGCTTTGATATCTGCTGGAGCTTATGTGAATGTACAGGATCGCGCAGGCGATACGCCGCTCATTAATGCTGTTAAAGGAGGTTACCGCAGTGTAGTAGAAATTCTGTTAAAACGTCACGTTGACGTAGATATACAGGGAAAAGATAGAAAAACTGCCTTATACACCGCTGTCGAGAAGGGCCACACAACACTCGTAAAACTTATCTTACACTCCAACCCGGACTTGGAGCTATCAACTAAAGATGGAGACACACCGCTTCTACGAGCGGTACGGAACAGATATTTAGAAATGGTACAAATGTTACTGGAAAGAAAGGCTAAAGTCGGTGCTTGCGATAAACGAGGCGATACTGCGTTACACGTAGCAATGAGAGCGCGTTCTAAAGCTATTGTCGAAGCTCTGTTGAGCAATCCTAAGTACAGTCAATTACTGTATCGTTCGAATAAAGCAGGTGAGACGCCGTACGGTATTGATGCAATGCATCAGAAAACGATTCTTGGGCAGGTGTTTGGCGCAAGACGATTGAACGCAAATGAAGATTCAGAGGGAATGCTAGGATACGGGTTATATTCGTCGGCTCTAGCGGATGTACTTAGTGAACCTACCCTCACAATGCCGATTACTGTAGGTTTATACGCGAAATGGGGCAGTGGTAAAAGTTTTTTGTTGGCAAAATTGCGAGAGGAAATGAGAAGCTTTGCTCAACAATGGTCCGAACCACCCATAAGAGCACCATTTTTATTCTTTCTGATTTGTCTGCATGTGACAATTGTTATTGGTACCATTGTCGGTCTGGCTACCTGGTGCTACACTTGGGGTATTGTGACTGGAGTTTCACTATTATTTCTAGTGTATTTTATCAACTATCTCCTGAAGTTCCTGGATAGACGGTATGATCTAGAATGGATATATTCGTTGAATTATGGACTTTCGCGGAAGCTTGGAAGACTACGTTTGATTCTACAAGTTGCATTCTGTCACCCGCCTGGTCCACAGAATGACTCCCAACCAATGCCGGTGCGATTTCATTTTGCTGAAGCCAGTGGCGCTGCACCGAATGGAGATGTAGCAATAGCACTGATGTTAGCTTCCCTGTTCGATGCTATCGAGGCTCATTATGGATCTTTGGCGACGGGAATTTATCGTGCTTTTCGACCAAAACCGT TAAAATCGACTGGTGGCTGGAGGTGGCGCCGCATGTGCTGTGTTCCTGTAGTGTTATTATTCGAACTGGGCGTTTTGGGTATGATTACTACAGCATCGCTTTCAATAGTCTATTCGGAATACGCAGCAGACGGACG AGACGAAATAGCAGTAGCTATTTATATTCTGATCGGTTTTCTCCTGGCTGGAACGATCGCTAATTTGCATGCATGGTCTAAGCTGGTTGGAGCACTATTCATGTCACAAGGGAAACATCTAAAACGAGCATTCAATTGCAATGAGGCTGCTTCACTAACGGCATTAGGAGCGGAAGTCAGTCTCATGACTGACATGGTCCGATGCTTAGATGCGTTCACTAATCAACAGAGTCGACTGGTCGGAGTCGTTGACGCCCTAGATTCTTGCGATACTGAACGTACTCTAACTATTTTGAATGCAGTTCAAACTCTTCTATCAGGACCGCAACGCCCATTTGTTTTGTTATTGGCCGTTGATCCGCATGTGGTTGCAAAAGCTGCAGAAGCTAATAGTAAACGCTTGTTTACTGAAGGTGGAATTGGAGGGCATGATTTCCTGCGAAACTTGGTACATCTCCCAGTATATTTGCAAAATTCGGGGCTACGAAAAGTACAACGAGCTCAAAGTACTGCACTGGCAACCTATCGCAGGATAATACCGGATTCCAGCAGAGATGACGATACACACTTAGGACATTCTGCTTCAGCACGGAGACTGTCGAATGCATCGGAAATCATGTCCAGTCAAGAAAAACTTAGAGGAATGTCGGGTCCATCGAGAACAGGAAGTAAAAAGATGAGAGTTTCGGAATCAATTGCTAGTTCCATTGGATCAAACTTACACAAACTGGGCCAAAATCATCCTGTCGACTTGTCAAAGATCATTCTTACTGACGACTACTTCAGTGACGTGAATCCACGTAGCATGAGGCGATTgatgaatgttatttacattacGG TGCGATTGTTAAAAGCGTTTCAAATCGATTTTAGTTGGTATCGTTTAAGTTCCTGGATAAACCTGACAGAGCAATGGCCTCTACGTGCAAGTATGATCGTTTTAGAACATGATCAAGCATCTGATAGTTTCGATGATTCAACGTCACTGCAATCAGTTTATGATAA GGTCCGGCCAAAAATCGCCTGTCTCCGAGAGGCTGCTAACTTACTCGATCTTGACCGCGACGAACGTAAATTAGATGCTTTCTTACAGCTTCATAAATCGGATCTCCTAGTATCGGATTTGCGTATATTCTTGCCATTTACAATCAACCTTGATCCGTACCTAAGAAAAGTTCTGAAAGAAGACCAGCAAGCACTGGAAGATGAAGGCATACTAATGCCTGCTAAAAACTCAATCCCATCAATGAAACTACACAATGGGTTCGCTTCCACGAGACATTTACATCAGAATATCATGCACCCCGCCGCCCAACATGCTAACGCCCTTCCCAATTGGGGAGGATTTTACAATACACCGCCGACTATGGCTATGATGAACTATTACAATCATAACCTAGCCAGCCTTCTGCAGCCTCCAGATACCGGTAGTCTTAAAAAACCAAATTCCACTAGCATACTAATCGAACATGCAAATGATAATCATTCCAATGGCCTATCATCCTTAACTGGAAGCTTCAAAAATACAACTAAGAATCCCTCTACGGTTGGTTCACCACCAATCGATTTTGACGTGTCTAATCTTCAACTTGCCAAACTATCCGTAGAGGATCTAATAGACTTAATCGGTAAAATTAATGATCTTAGGCCGGCTCTGGAAAAGCTGTCTCCTATATTGCGCGAAAACGCTATTTCGGGGCGAGTGTTGTCTTTATGCAGTTTAGACGAACTCAAATCAGTGCTTGGTCTGAGCTTTGGACATtgggaaatttttaaaatggttATTACTTCTCTAAGAGAAAATAAAGCCTCGAGGAAAACGTCGAAGACGACAACCTTTGCAAATGGTTCGGCTGATACCATGGAAATGGCGGACAACATTGCCAATTCAAGCCAGCCGTCTACATCCTCTTCTGTATTCCAGCCTATCAGACAAAAGCCTCAGAACGTTATGGAAAAACAG CTTACCAAGATTCACGATTATGAATATTTACAG GTCACACTTGAAGAACAAATGATTTGCGGTGCTCTACAAACCCTCAACGAGGATGCATTCGAAGACGTCGTCGGGAGCGAACGACCTAGTCCCAGTGGTGAGATGTTTTCTCAGTATCTAGCACCAATCCGAGAGAGCTCAGAGATTGGTTCACCGCCGAGGCTAAGCTATAACTTCACTAACCCCAATTTACTTGATCACGCATCCAACGCTACTGGCGAAGATTCATTCCAACATCGCTCCCAACTTAGGTCACATAGCCTGCACGACGAGTCTCTTTCCAGTGTTGTAATTATGCCACACTACCCATCCCACGTCGATGATACCAAACTGTAG